The genomic segment CTGTGGCCTCAATTTTGTGTCGATGAATCTTTCTAGAGACAAGGAGacatttttcacgttttaaGTATAGTTTCGTGCAGCAGCAACGCAGTTCGCGCTTTATTCCCTGAAACGTTGAAAGAAGTAGTTTGATATTTGTAAACGAAAGGAAGATAAGATCTACTAGAAATATATTGCATCGCTCGACTGTCTTGAAGTTAAGCGTCTTGCAGGTGAAATACATTCACTTTTTACATCCGTTACCACATCATAGCATCTTGTGAATTTCTCCAAGACATTCGCCTCCACGAAATAATCCGTACacgatgtttttaattatttttacttcttaAGACCGGCATTTGACCAGAATTTCTCATTACACGTTTAAAGATCGAGACTTCTGTTAGTATCGACGATAGTAACAGCGAAGGACAAGAATCTATCTTCCCTTCCTTCAACTGTTTTGCCATTGTCGTGTTACGACTTCTTGTATGCATTTATGATAACAGCGACAAACGATAATCGTTATCACGCTACAACGATGCAGTACATTATTAAAGTCGTAATGAAAGCAATACAAATAGGCACACGTTATATGTGTATCCAGTAGGTagtatgaaagaaaaagaagcaaaaagaaaagaaacaatatgtGCACGTTCAGGAGCGTGCAATTTTTGAGGCGCTGGCGCCCCTTGGTAGATTTTAAGTAATGGAGATAGATTTAAACAGAAATTGAGATGAAgacgataaatattacatGCACCTTTGTACCGGGACGATGGTcaattcgttttctttcataGTTTCGAAGATTTTAGAGAAAATGCTGTTGCGGGTCAACGCGTCTCTCCGTCGATTCTCCCTTTTGTTCACATCCGTTTCTAGGGAAAACAAATTGATGAAGAATAGggaaaaatatacagagtttaaacgatatattactattacagaaatatatattatatatatatatatatataaatatatacatatagtagtAGATGCAAATGATAACACGAGAATCTCTCATGTTAGCAAGCTATGCTCGGGATCGTCACTGCCATGGCATCGAGTTCGAAATTTTTTCACAGCCTGCATGCTTCAAAATACTGCTTTCTCTGAGAGAGCTCGTGTGATCGAATGTATTTCAGGATACTGATCACCGTGAGCCTTTATCCGAACCTTTAAACGAACTCTTATCGACGATTCAAACCTGCTTTTGcgttctattattttattatgtattgaGCGAATATCAGACTACACTTGTTACTTTTCTaaggaaatttgaatatatgaACTTTGCGatcatttttagaaaaaaaatctgcgaaagcaaataaattcgtatattataagaatcattgtaaaagagaaatgtTTCAATCGCAGGCGGAACTGAATTTTGCTCTTCGATGCGTCCTGAAACAAAAACGAAAAGGATTCAAACGATCCCTCAAATCTTTAGCATAAAATCGTAACAGTGTAGAAAGCTATCTTACTACAATAAATTCTGCACATTAGATACAAAATGATTGAATCATTACTATTAACTATTAGAcgtattctaaaaataatgacaaattttttttactacaGGTAATCAGTAAGAGTAAAGTATACACAACTAGTAACTCAAAGcgattctttattattaataattttatttcttacacTATGAGTGTTCTTGGTAAGCGTCTAAGTGAttcattttcctttcattctcTCAAACGTAACACGTCCACGTCTCCTTTCCTCCTTTGAAACatctttctctcatttttttcACATCGAACTTCGTATCGCATAGCTATTCAAGGATAGAAAGGTATGAACGTGCCGGCCGCATTCGTGTTCAAAATGTCTATGCGCTACGAAAAGACAGTTGTTTAAAATTCGGCCAAGTATAAAACAGgaacaaatacataaaattatgtaaaccAGTACAATTTATATCAGAAGAAGACCAATTACTAATTACTGAACAATTTCCTTATTGTGTTTTCCAATGCTTAATCACTTTATTTCACGAGACGCCATACTCTACCCGTGATGATTTATTATTCAGTTTCATCATCAGTTTAAATCGTGATAAATGCGTGCAAAGtggttattttataaatggaaCTTGAACAAAAAATGCGTATAATTACAACTGGAGCGCATGAAACATACTCGAACAGAAATGTTTCGCGGAACGTGCGAGAAAGTTTTGAATTGAAAACGAAGTTTCGTTTTGAACTACAAAGTTACTGTCAACTGATTATTCCATTCTTCCTCTATGATATACAGACTAGATAATACAAGAAGGAAAGCCACCCGTACGTCCGTGTTTTGGAAGCTTTTGCcgtgttttccttttctctttttttttatttctagtaTTAACAATCGCACAGTTGATCTCTTTAGACACAAGTATCAGCTGTTTTTATCCATTGTCCTTCCTCTATTcctataacgttttatttaaGCCGAGTTTGTAAAGAccattttacgttttatttttgcttcaaaatgaataaaatttaacataatttgTATACATTATCTGCTAACTGAGGACTGGtgtcttaaaaatataattccttgacataaatataatataatataataaatatataatataacctTGACATTATTGAAAGTAGAGgagaataatgaataaaaaaactGACACTTATAATAAGGTCCTACAGCGCCGCGGAATCGAGGTACGACGAGAGGCTCTTGTTAATCCCCTCTGAAGACAGGCCCTAAGCGTGGCGCGGGGGAGCTCTGTGATGTATTCCATTGAAATTCCCAGAGCTTCCTCGATCGCGCCGTGGTAGCCCACTTTAGAGGTTTTAGCCGGTAAGGATCCGGCACTACCTCGCAGCCTCCTCATCCACATGATTAAGTTAGATTGTCGAACTTTTTCCTCTCCTCGTCCTTTCGCTCCTcttctaattttcttctctcttcatCATTTCGTTGCTCTTGTAATTCCGCCCTCTCCTCATCTTTTCGTTTCTGTCCCaattctcttttcccttcATGCTGTTGCTCCTGCTCCAattctctcctctcttcaATCTCTTGTTCTTGTTGTTTTGTTGCGTTTTTCACAGAATTATCAGATCTCTCTTGCGATAGGCCAGCTTTGGTGAACAAATGGATCGGCCGTTGGAATCCTTTCGATGGGTGCGGAGGTATCGATAACACCTCGTATTTGGAAAAGCCGACTTCAGAAGATAAGAGATACTGCGTGAAGTTATGCGGTCGAAATTCAATACTCTCATAATTCTTATATATCCGTTCCTATGACAAGAAaacaaagtaatatatatatatatcaattttaggataatataatgattaaatatatcttttaaaacaAGTAGGGAAATACTTACTGTAAGATTCTTCTTCTTGGTGTAACTACTCCAACCTTGAGGTTCTAGTAATAAAACTCCACCGGGGCGTAATTGTGCGTACATACGCCTGAAAGCCTGTTTTAAACCTGCATCTCCGAAATTCAAGTGTATCCATTTAGTTATCGACAGACAAAGAATTGTGTCGAACTGCGGTTGTTCTGTACATAATAGTGAATCGTCCTCGAGCACGTAATTAccctaaaaataaatatattaaaattttttagaacTTAAATTTAcgtgatataatatatgtaatttaatacaataccTGTACAAAAGTGACATTGTAAGGGAAACCTCTGTGACTTTTATTCTTTGTGAAACCTGGAATGTCAACTGGACCATAAATAATTGGCATAGATATTGGAAAGAAGTTTACATCTTGGTGATCACTATCCTCGTTACCAGCAGGAGACTGTGCACAATTGacataatgtttaatattttttcgagcTATATTGATGAGAGTTCTATCAATATCTATACCAGTTACACTGCGGGCAGAGAAATCTCTTGCAACAGAAAGAGTAATATGACCAATGTTGCAACCAATGTCTAATACATCTttgtcaataaataaatatttgtactgTACAAATACTGTCAGTCTTGTATCCATATCATTATGAGAATTACGGTACCCATAATACCTGTTGTAATTTCCATATTGATAACGAGCATCTTTCTCTCTGAACCTGGGCatcgtttgtttcttcttcttatcttGACTTGGCCTATGCAGTGGTCTGGTCTTCCAGCCACCAGGTTGTGGAATTACAGGACTgacaattttatctttaacatCCACTTTCCTTAATCTTTTGTCTTTAGGTTCCTCTAAACCTTTCAAACGTAATTTATTCTTGTCTTTCTGTGAACTTTCTGGTTTTGTCTCTTTAGGCTGACTGGATGCATTAGTCGGTGATGAATTCAGTGGTGGTTGTTGTTGCTCTGTCACAATATTGTCTAGAACACTTTGTTCCATGGGTTCTACAATATCGATAGCATCACAGtctttaattttgatttcagTTGAATCACTTGCATCATTCCCAGAACCAGAGGATGcccgttttttctttctatttcgtcGCTTAGAACATTTCTTAGTTGGGGATATAAGTTGTTTTTCATATTCCTCGTTGTCATTACAATTGCTTAGATTCAAAGGGTCACAGATATTTGGTGGAATTATAACTTCGATAACCTCTGTTTTATGTCTAGGTGTGGGCAATGGGCTAGACTTAGGTGTAACAGCATTCATAGCTCTATTTATTTCCTCATCCTGCAtgctatttaaatttaaaggaTCGCGTATGTTACCACCAAGTAAAAATTTTGTGGGTGGAATAATTGCACCTTCCTTCTTCCTACGTTTATATGGTGGAAAGAATTTACCGTTGCTAATAAAACTCTGTAGACGTTTCCTACCAAATTTAAAATGACGACTGTCTTCGTGCTTGTGTTTTTTATGAG from the Bombus pyrosoma isolate SC7728 linkage group LG11, ASM1482585v1, whole genome shotgun sequence genome contains:
- the LOC122573193 gene encoding 7SK snRNA methylphosphate capping enzyme bin3, with amino-acid sequence MSSTQVDRSTKMGHITKKENEKSRKTFNASHKKHKHEDSRHFKFGRKRLQSFISNGKFFPPYKRRKKEGAIIPPTKFLLGGNIRDPLNLNSMQDEEINRAMNAVTPKSSPLPTPRHKTEVIEVIIPPNICDPLNLSNCNDNEEYEKQLISPTKKCSKRRNRKKKRASSGSGNDASDSTEIKIKDCDAIDIVEPMEQSVLDNIVTEQQQPPLNSSPTNASSQPKETKPESSQKDKNKLRLKGLEEPKDKRLRKVDVKDKIVSPVIPQPGGWKTRPLHRPSQDKKKKQTMPRFREKDARYQYGNYNRYYGYRNSHNDMDTRLTVFVQYKYLFIDKDVLDIGCNIGHITLSVARDFSARSVTGIDIDRTLINIARKNIKHYVNCAQSPAGNEDSDHQDVNFFPISMPIIYGPVDIPGFTKNKSHRGFPYNVTFVQGNYVLEDDSLLCTEQPQFDTILCLSITKWIHLNFGDAGLKQAFRRMYAQLRPGGVLLLEPQGWSSYTKKKNLTERIYKNYESIEFRPHNFTQYLLSSEVGFSKYEVLSIPPHPSKGFQRPIHLFTKAGLSQERSDNSVKNATKQQEQEIEERRELEQEQQHEGKRELGQKRKDEERAELQEQRNDEERRKLEEERKDEERKKFDNLT